A DNA window from Janibacter sp. A1S7 contains the following coding sequences:
- the mutM gene encoding bifunctional DNA-formamidopyrimidine glycosylase/DNA-(apurinic or apyrimidinic site) lyase, with translation MPELPEVEVVRRGLADHVAGRTIAAAEVRGHRVARRHVPGAQDLADRLRGRTLAGAHRRGKYLWLALADGGVVPDEALIVHLGMSGQMLVADPRTPEPRHTHARLTFTDGGGELRFVDQRTFGGFSLAELVDGVPTSVAHIALDPFDPDYDRAAVIADVKRRRSGIKRVLLNQAVVSGIGNIYADEALWRAGIHGERLASALTGPAIGRLLDHAKDVMADALEQGGTSFDELYVNVNGASGYFDRSLSAYGQEGRACPRCGTAMRREQFMNRSSTSCPRCQVRPRGV, from the coding sequence GTGCCCGAGCTGCCCGAGGTCGAGGTCGTGCGTCGCGGCCTGGCCGACCACGTGGCCGGACGGACCATCGCCGCGGCCGAGGTCCGTGGGCACCGCGTCGCCCGGCGCCATGTCCCGGGAGCGCAGGACCTCGCCGACCGACTGCGCGGTCGCACGCTGGCCGGTGCCCACCGTCGGGGCAAGTACCTCTGGCTCGCCCTGGCGGACGGGGGCGTTGTGCCCGACGAGGCGCTGATCGTCCACCTGGGGATGAGTGGGCAGATGCTCGTGGCCGACCCACGGACTCCGGAGCCGAGGCACACGCACGCCCGGCTGACCTTCACCGACGGGGGCGGCGAGCTGCGCTTCGTCGACCAGCGCACCTTCGGTGGCTTCTCGTTGGCCGAGCTCGTCGACGGGGTGCCGACGAGCGTCGCGCACATTGCCCTCGATCCCTTCGACCCGGACTACGACCGGGCCGCAGTCATCGCCGACGTCAAGCGTCGCCGCAGCGGCATCAAGCGGGTCCTGCTCAACCAGGCGGTCGTCTCCGGCATCGGCAACATCTACGCCGACGAGGCGCTGTGGCGAGCCGGCATCCACGGCGAGCGCCTGGCCAGCGCCCTGACCGGACCCGCGATCGGACGACTGCTCGACCACGCGAAGGACGTCATGGCCGATGCCCTGGAGCAGGGCGGCACGAGCTTCGACGAGCTGTACGTCAACGTCAACGGCGCCTCGGGGTACTTCGACCGATCGCTGTCGGCCTACGGGCAGGAGGGGCGGGCGTGCCCACGCTGCGGCACGGCGATGCGTCGGGAGCAGTTCATGAACCGCAGCTCCACCAGCTGTCCGCGCTGCCAGGTCCGGCCCCGAGGGGTCTGA
- a CDS encoding acyltransferase family protein translates to MAPTSTTEDATVASVAPSASTTVAPTRPPRGHLSGLDGLRALAIIAVIVFHLDPDWLPGGFLGVDIFFVISGFLITTLLVREHRSTGRVDLRGFWTRRARRLLPALVIVVPVAILIARTVETDLLVGIRRQAVGALTFSTNWLEIAHGSNYFAATSPQLFMNFWSLAVEEQFYLFWPLVALALLAVHRRFALTEEVMATLVLGIGVASALLMVVSFDPANATRAYYGTDTHLFGLMLGAALAIMWTGPVRAWTATAQWRQRRTWLIWGSVVTIAALLLLAGEGSAWTFRLGIPLISIATALLVLAAVERPGPLRSVLELAPLVWIGTRSYGIYLWHWPVILIINQDIPTNAGTDEFIWTRVWAVLVTLALADLSFRFVETPVRRRGFRGTLRHVATSLGSLSLGGRRAITGTVVAVAAVLAFVVITAPDISRTQQMIEDNQTRIAQQSDDSPSPDASAASAPAKSSGSDDAEDRDGTLDSADRKADFTMPTGDEMQIFGDSMVVGAVPALEYYFPGVRIDAQSNRQWSDGLSAVTAAQDSLRRAVVLAFGTNAGTDPETVEAILDEIGPDRMVVLVNLHADRLSRIDGDNSALAEIAEEHPNVTIADWDSAVAAEDLQPDGIHPSLGGAHTYAATIRQAFADLSEQHTGTAVPLKDLPRP, encoded by the coding sequence GTGGCCCCCACCTCCACCACCGAAGACGCCACGGTGGCGTCGGTCGCTCCGTCCGCGTCCACGACCGTGGCCCCGACGCGACCCCCGCGCGGTCACCTGTCCGGGCTGGACGGTCTGCGTGCACTCGCGATCATCGCCGTCATCGTCTTCCACCTCGACCCCGACTGGCTGCCCGGCGGTTTCCTCGGGGTGGACATCTTCTTCGTCATCTCCGGCTTCCTCATCACGACGCTGCTCGTACGTGAGCACCGCAGCACCGGCAGGGTCGACCTGCGCGGGTTCTGGACCCGGCGCGCCCGTCGCCTGCTGCCGGCGCTGGTCATCGTCGTACCGGTCGCCATCCTCATCGCCCGCACGGTCGAGACCGACCTGCTCGTCGGGATCCGGCGGCAGGCCGTCGGCGCGCTGACGTTCTCGACCAACTGGCTCGAGATCGCCCACGGCAGCAACTACTTCGCCGCGACCTCACCGCAGTTGTTCATGAACTTCTGGAGTCTGGCGGTCGAGGAGCAGTTCTACCTCTTCTGGCCGCTGGTGGCCCTGGCCCTCCTCGCCGTGCACCGGCGGTTCGCCCTCACCGAGGAGGTCATGGCCACGCTCGTCCTGGGGATCGGGGTGGCCTCCGCGCTCCTCATGGTCGTCAGCTTCGACCCGGCCAATGCCACTCGCGCCTACTACGGCACCGACACCCACCTGTTCGGGCTCATGCTCGGGGCAGCCCTGGCGATCATGTGGACCGGTCCGGTCCGTGCCTGGACCGCCACGGCCCAGTGGCGCCAGCGCCGCACGTGGCTGATCTGGGGCTCCGTCGTCACGATCGCCGCCCTGCTCCTGCTGGCCGGGGAGGGCAGCGCATGGACCTTCCGCCTGGGCATCCCGTTGATCTCCATCGCGACCGCCCTGCTCGTGCTCGCCGCCGTCGAGCGACCCGGCCCCCTTCGCTCCGTCCTCGAGCTCGCCCCCCTGGTGTGGATCGGCACCCGGTCCTACGGCATCTACCTCTGGCACTGGCCGGTCATCCTCATCATCAACCAGGACATCCCCACCAACGCGGGTACCGACGAGTTCATCTGGACCCGGGTGTGGGCGGTCCTGGTCACGCTCGCCCTGGCCGACCTGTCCTTCCGGTTCGTCGAGACCCCGGTGCGGCGGCGCGGCTTCCGCGGCACCCTGCGCCACGTCGCGACCTCGCTCGGCTCCCTCTCCCTGGGCGGCCGTCGGGCCATCACCGGCACCGTGGTCGCGGTCGCCGCAGTGCTGGCCTTCGTCGTCATCACCGCCCCCGACATCAGCCGCACCCAGCAGATGATCGAAGACAACCAGACCCGGATCGCGCAGCAGTCAGACGACTCCCCCTCGCCCGACGCGAGCGCAGCCTCGGCTCCGGCGAAGTCCTCGGGCTCGGACGACGCCGAGGACCGGGACGGCACGCTCGATTCTGCGGACCGCAAGGCGGACTTCACGATGCCCACCGGCGACGAGATGCAGATCTTCGGCGACTCCATGGTCGTCGGCGCGGTCCCCGCCCTCGAGTACTACTTCCCCGGCGTGCGGATCGACGCCCAGTCCAACCGCCAGTGGAGCGACGGGCTGTCGGCCGTCACCGCGGCGCAGGACTCCCTCCGCCGGGCCGTGGTCCTCGCCTTCGGCACCAACGCCGGCACCGACCCGGAGACGGTGGAGGCGATTCTCGACGAGATCGGTCCCGACCGGATGGTCGTGCTGGTCAACCTGCACGCCGACCGCCTCTCACGCATCGACGGGGACAACTCGGCCCTGGCGGAGATCGCCGAGGAGCACCCCAACGTCACGATCGCGGACTGGGACTCGGCCGTGGCCGCCGAGGACCTGCAGCCCGACGGCATCCACCCCTCGCTGGGCGGTGCACACACGTACGCGGCGACCATCCGGCAGGCCTTCGCCGATCTCTCCGAGCAGCACACCGGCACCGCGGTGCCCCTGAAGGACCTCCCCCGGCCCTGA
- a CDS encoding acyltransferase family protein has product MIQPPGTLDDAEAPASHAASPSTPDARPRPAPGHLAGLDGLRALAITAVMIFHLDPDWLPGGFLGVDIFFVISGFLITTLLVRERRDTGRIDLVGFWTRRARRLLPALVVVVPAAILIARTVEADLLVGIRRQTLGALTFSTNWLEIAGGSNYFAATSPQLFMNFWSLAVEEQFYLFWPLAMLVLLTLRHRLGLVEGVIAALVAGIGLTSAILMALTYDPANATRAYYGTDTHLVGLMSGAALAIVWMGPARAYTTTRVWHRHRTRFIAAAAATLVLLLVVAAEDRMWTFRLGIPLVALATGVLLLGAVDRPGRLRETLGLAPFVWIGRRSYGIYLWHWPVIVVIGQGIPTNSGSGAFAWTRILAVVVTLALADLSFRFVEGPVRRLGFRGAARRIGGVLALRSTPGRMTVAAAGTALAVSLTLVLITAPDTSSTQQTIEENQARAAALRARTPAQTVGGASSFAMPKGDEVDVFGDSITVASVPALEYYFPGVQIDARKNRRWTDGLSLVTAAGDTLRRAVVLGLGTNDGTDSETIEKVLDEIGDDHMVVIVTLHADRLSRIDGDNAALQRIVEEHPNVALADWDSAVAAEDLQPDGIHPSLGGAHTYAATIRQAFADLSEQHTGTAVPLKNLPRP; this is encoded by the coding sequence GTGATCCAGCCTCCTGGCACCCTCGACGACGCCGAGGCCCCGGCGTCGCATGCCGCGTCCCCGAGCACACCCGACGCGCGCCCACGCCCCGCACCGGGCCACCTTGCCGGGCTGGACGGCCTCAGGGCGCTGGCCATCACCGCCGTCATGATCTTCCATCTCGACCCCGACTGGCTGCCCGGCGGTTTCCTCGGGGTGGACATCTTCTTCGTCATCTCCGGCTTCCTCATCACGACGCTGCTCGTACGCGAGCGCCGGGACACCGGCAGGATCGATCTCGTCGGCTTCTGGACCCGTCGGGCCAGGCGCCTCCTCCCGGCGCTCGTCGTCGTCGTGCCGGCCGCGATCCTCATCGCGCGCACCGTCGAGGCCGACCTGCTCGTGGGCATCCGCCGCCAGACGCTCGGGGCCCTGACCTTCTCGACGAACTGGCTCGAGATCGCGGGCGGCAGCAACTACTTCGCCGCCACCTCGCCCCAGCTCTTCATGAACTTCTGGAGCCTGGCGGTCGAGGAGCAGTTCTACCTCTTCTGGCCCCTGGCCATGCTCGTCCTGCTCACTCTGCGTCACCGCCTCGGCCTGGTCGAGGGGGTGATCGCCGCGTTGGTCGCCGGAATCGGTCTCACCTCGGCGATTCTCATGGCGCTCACCTACGACCCGGCGAACGCCACACGCGCGTACTACGGCACGGACACCCACCTCGTGGGGCTCATGTCGGGCGCCGCGCTGGCGATCGTGTGGATGGGACCGGCGCGGGCGTACACGACGACGCGCGTGTGGCACAGGCATCGCACCCGCTTCATCGCCGCCGCGGCAGCGACGCTCGTCCTGCTACTCGTCGTCGCCGCCGAGGACCGGATGTGGACGTTCCGGCTGGGGATCCCACTCGTCGCGCTGGCGACCGGGGTCCTCCTCCTCGGCGCGGTGGATCGGCCGGGCCGGCTGCGCGAGACCCTGGGGCTGGCCCCCTTCGTATGGATCGGACGGCGCTCCTACGGGATCTACCTGTGGCACTGGCCGGTGATCGTCGTCATCGGTCAGGGCATTCCGACGAATTCGGGCTCGGGCGCCTTCGCGTGGACCAGAATCTTGGCCGTCGTCGTCACTCTCGCGCTCGCGGACCTGTCCTTCCGGTTCGTCGAGGGCCCCGTCCGACGTCTCGGCTTCCGCGGTGCGGCCCGCCGCATCGGCGGCGTGCTCGCGCTGCGCTCGACCCCCGGCCGCATGACCGTCGCCGCTGCAGGCACGGCGCTGGCGGTGTCCCTGACGCTTGTGCTCATCACCGCGCCGGACACCTCCAGCACCCAGCAAACCATCGAGGAGAACCAGGCGCGCGCCGCCGCACTGCGTGCGAGGACGCCGGCCCAGACCGTCGGCGGCGCCTCGAGCTTCGCGATGCCGAAGGGGGATGAGGTCGATGTCTTCGGCGACTCGATCACCGTGGCTTCGGTCCCCGCTCTCGAGTACTACTTCCCGGGCGTGCAGATCGACGCCCGGAAGAACCGCCGCTGGACCGACGGTCTGAGCCTGGTCACCGCGGCGGGGGACACGCTGCGCCGGGCGGTCGTGCTCGGCCTGGGCACGAATGACGGCACCGACTCCGAGACCATCGAGAAGGTCCTCGACGAGATCGGGGACGACCACATGGTCGTCATCGTCACCCTCCACGCCGACCGCCTCTCGCGGATCGACGGGGACAATGCGGCGCTGCAGCGCATCGTCGAGGAGCATCCCAACGTCGCTCTCGCCGACTGGGACTCGGCCGTGGCCGCCGAGGACCTGCAGCCCGACGGCATCCACCCCTCACTGGGCGGTGCACACACGTACGCGGCGACCATCCGGCAGGCCTTCGCCGATCTCTCCGAGCAGCACACCGGCACCGCGGTGCCCCTGAAGAACCTCCCCCGGCCCTGA
- a CDS encoding acylphosphatase — protein MRCQQNASARATWFVRGHVQGVGFRWWTRARALEIGLVGHARNMDDGRVEVVAEGPPEDLDRLDSILREEVSTTARPGRVTSVGRVDQEPRGGIVGFVEK, from the coding sequence ATGAGGTGCCAGCAGAACGCGTCCGCCCGCGCGACCTGGTTCGTCCGCGGCCACGTCCAGGGGGTGGGCTTTCGGTGGTGGACCCGGGCGCGTGCGCTCGAGATCGGACTCGTGGGCCATGCCCGCAACATGGATGACGGCCGCGTCGAGGTCGTCGCGGAGGGGCCACCCGAGGATCTCGACCGCCTCGACTCGATCCTGCGGGAGGAGGTGTCCACGACCGCTCGGCCCGGCCGGGTGACGTCCGTCGGTCGGGTGGACCAGGAGCCCCGCGGTGGGATCGTCGGCTTCGTGGAGAAGTGA
- a CDS encoding chorismate mutase, with protein MSETHPDLLRLRQSIDNIDAALIHLLAERFKATQSVGELKARIRMPPADPAREERQIARLRDLADEAGLDPVFAEKFLNFVIAEVIHHHERIASGTRGTES; from the coding sequence GTGAGTGAGACCCATCCTGATCTGCTGCGGTTGCGGCAGTCCATCGACAACATCGACGCTGCGCTCATCCACCTGCTCGCCGAACGGTTCAAGGCGACGCAGAGCGTCGGCGAGCTGAAGGCCCGCATCCGGATGCCCCCGGCGGACCCGGCCCGCGAGGAGCGTCAGATCGCGCGGCTGCGGGACCTGGCCGACGAGGCCGGCCTCGACCCGGTCTTCGCGGAGAAGTTCCTGAACTTCGTCATCGCCGAGGTCATCCACCACCACGAGCGGATCGCCAGCGGGACGAGGGGAACCGAGTCATGA
- the smc gene encoding chromosome segregation protein SMC, whose amino-acid sequence MYVKSLTLKGFKSFASSTHLRLEPGITCIVGPNGSGKSNVVDALAWVMGEQGAKSLRGGKMEDVIFAGTTGRAALGRAEVTMTIDNTDGALPIDYTEVTISRTMFRNGGSEYAINGTSCRLLDIQELLSDSGIGREMHVIVGQGQLDAVLRATAEDRRGFIEEAAGVLKHRKRKEKALRKLDGMEANLSRVADLTSEIRRQLGPLGRQAETARRAAVIQADARDARHRLLADDLVRMTSALEQEVAEEEAMLARRKALEEAVLAVRTRIAAHEEAGAAATVELTAARDRAVRLASLTDKLTATAELAAERVRLLGQDEEVETTSGRDPEALRAQAARAREDEDALRAEIAEATDQLAASVAAREDAEKAFAAEQQRIAALVQRAADRREGLARLAGQVGARRSRIEAAEAEIGRLRESVATALSRADEAEQEFTRLESTIADEEGSEEGLDEAYERAAAAHDEAATQVEQITEAGRAAERDRQSAQARLEALELSLRRKDGVEALKEASAAEHEILGSVAELVAVSGGHEAAVAAALDQAGNALAVGSVDAAARAVERLRTEDSGRAHLVVGATARPAGRAGWPSLPPHAVWALDVVEAPTEVRPAVEQVLERVAIVGDTAAALALLAETGELTVVTGDGDVYGPGFVRGGSSAAPSQLELQAAVDETRTVLEDATRRGEESTFALTTARDTLAQRVEAREAAMEALHESDARMAAVAEQLGGLGTTARTARAEAERTRASIAEATAALESDRAELAELEQRLEDASEEPAEDEGEDATDDRDRLELAAGAARTAETEARLALRTKEERARSLHGRAESLEGAARNEIAARERLRARRERRRREAEVAAAVETAARWSAARVASAAADATRERDAGESARVERDEALRVLRTELTEQQDALRELTDEVHRDEVARAQQIARIEQLQTRAVEELGVDPDVLMEEFGPHQLVPHVAGPDEDPESEDFPQPQPYERAVQEKRLRTAERGLKSLGKVNPLALEEFAALEERHTFLTTQLEDLRRSKQDLLDIVSEIDERVEQVFAEAFADTAEQFRGVFSRLFPGGEGRLVLTDPGNMLTTGIEVEARPPGKKVKRLSLLSGGERSLVAVALLVAIFKARPSPFYIMDEVEAALDDTNLARLIMLFDELRDSSQLIVITHQKKTMEVADALYGVSMRGDGITTVVSQRLRDVAPEGEQQPA is encoded by the coding sequence GTGTACGTCAAGAGCCTCACCCTCAAGGGCTTCAAGTCATTCGCCTCATCGACCCACCTGCGCCTCGAGCCGGGCATCACGTGCATCGTCGGCCCCAACGGTTCGGGCAAGTCCAACGTCGTCGACGCGCTCGCCTGGGTGATGGGTGAGCAGGGGGCGAAGTCCCTGCGCGGCGGCAAGATGGAGGACGTCATCTTCGCCGGCACCACCGGTCGTGCGGCACTGGGGCGCGCCGAGGTGACGATGACGATCGACAACACCGACGGGGCCTTGCCGATCGACTACACCGAGGTGACGATCAGCCGCACGATGTTCCGCAACGGCGGTTCCGAGTACGCGATCAACGGCACCTCCTGCCGCCTGCTCGACATCCAGGAGCTGCTCTCCGACTCCGGCATCGGCCGCGAGATGCACGTCATCGTCGGGCAGGGACAGCTCGACGCCGTGCTGCGGGCCACGGCCGAGGACCGGCGCGGGTTCATCGAGGAGGCCGCGGGCGTCCTCAAGCACCGCAAGCGCAAGGAGAAGGCGCTGCGCAAGCTCGACGGGATGGAGGCCAACCTCTCCCGCGTCGCCGACCTCACCTCCGAGATCCGTCGCCAGCTCGGCCCGCTGGGTCGTCAGGCCGAGACCGCCCGCAGGGCCGCGGTCATCCAGGCCGACGCCCGCGACGCGCGCCACCGGCTGCTCGCCGACGACCTCGTGCGGATGACCTCTGCGCTCGAGCAGGAGGTGGCCGAAGAGGAGGCCATGCTCGCCCGCCGCAAGGCCCTCGAGGAGGCCGTCCTCGCGGTCCGCACCCGGATCGCCGCACACGAGGAGGCCGGGGCCGCCGCGACCGTCGAGCTCACCGCAGCCCGGGATCGCGCCGTGCGACTGGCCTCCCTCACCGACAAGCTCACCGCGACCGCCGAGCTCGCCGCCGAGCGGGTACGACTGCTCGGGCAGGACGAGGAGGTCGAGACCACGAGTGGCCGCGACCCCGAGGCGTTGCGCGCCCAGGCCGCCCGCGCCCGCGAGGACGAGGACGCCCTGCGCGCCGAGATCGCCGAGGCCACCGATCAGCTCGCCGCGTCCGTCGCGGCCCGCGAGGACGCCGAGAAGGCCTTCGCGGCGGAGCAGCAGCGCATCGCCGCGCTCGTCCAGCGCGCCGCCGACCGCCGGGAGGGCCTGGCCCGTCTGGCTGGCCAGGTCGGCGCCCGCCGCTCCCGGATCGAGGCCGCGGAGGCCGAGATCGGCCGACTCCGCGAGAGCGTGGCCACCGCCCTGTCCCGGGCCGACGAGGCCGAGCAGGAGTTCACCCGCCTCGAGAGCACGATCGCGGACGAGGAGGGCAGCGAGGAAGGTCTCGACGAGGCCTACGAGAGGGCGGCCGCGGCCCACGACGAGGCTGCCACGCAGGTCGAGCAGATCACCGAGGCGGGGCGTGCCGCTGAGCGTGACCGACAGTCGGCCCAGGCCCGCCTCGAGGCCCTCGAGCTGAGCCTGCGTCGCAAGGACGGCGTCGAGGCACTGAAGGAGGCATCCGCTGCCGAGCACGAGATCCTCGGCTCCGTCGCCGAGCTCGTCGCCGTCAGCGGTGGCCACGAGGCCGCCGTCGCCGCCGCCCTGGACCAGGCCGGCAACGCCCTCGCCGTCGGCAGCGTCGACGCCGCCGCCCGCGCCGTCGAGCGACTGCGCACCGAGGACTCCGGCCGTGCGCACCTGGTCGTCGGCGCCACCGCCCGACCGGCGGGCCGCGCGGGATGGCCGTCCCTCCCTCCGCACGCCGTCTGGGCCCTCGACGTCGTCGAGGCACCGACCGAGGTGCGACCCGCGGTCGAGCAGGTCCTCGAGCGGGTCGCCATCGTCGGGGACACGGCCGCCGCGCTCGCCCTGCTCGCCGAGACCGGCGAGCTCACGGTCGTCACCGGGGACGGGGACGTCTACGGACCGGGCTTCGTGCGGGGTGGGTCCAGCGCCGCACCGAGCCAGCTCGAGCTGCAGGCCGCCGTCGACGAGACCCGCACCGTGCTCGAGGACGCCACCCGGCGCGGCGAGGAGTCGACCTTCGCCCTGACGACGGCCCGGGACACGCTCGCCCAGCGCGTCGAGGCACGCGAGGCGGCGATGGAGGCGCTCCACGAGTCGGATGCACGGATGGCTGCTGTCGCCGAACAGCTCGGTGGGCTCGGGACGACCGCCCGCACCGCACGGGCCGAGGCGGAGCGCACCCGGGCCTCCATCGCCGAGGCCACGGCCGCGCTCGAGTCCGACCGCGCCGAGCTGGCCGAGCTCGAGCAGCGCCTCGAGGACGCGTCCGAGGAGCCGGCCGAGGACGAGGGGGAGGACGCCACCGACGACCGCGATCGGCTCGAGCTCGCGGCCGGCGCCGCTCGCACGGCCGAGACCGAGGCCCGCCTGGCCCTGCGCACCAAGGAGGAGCGGGCCCGCTCGCTGCACGGCCGCGCCGAATCCCTGGAGGGGGCGGCCCGGAACGAGATCGCGGCCCGTGAGCGCCTGCGCGCGCGAAGGGAGCGTCGCCGCCGGGAGGCCGAGGTCGCCGCTGCCGTCGAGACCGCCGCGCGATGGTCCGCCGCACGTGTGGCGTCCGCGGCCGCGGACGCCACACGTGAGCGCGACGCGGGGGAGTCGGCCCGCGTGGAGCGCGACGAGGCCCTGCGGGTCCTGCGCACCGAGCTGACCGAGCAGCAGGACGCGCTGCGCGAGCTGACCGACGAGGTGCACCGCGACGAGGTGGCCCGGGCCCAGCAGATCGCGCGGATCGAGCAGCTGCAGACCCGGGCCGTCGAGGAGCTGGGCGTCGACCCGGACGTGCTCATGGAGGAGTTCGGCCCGCACCAGCTGGTACCGCACGTCGCGGGTCCCGACGAGGACCCGGAGTCGGAGGACTTCCCGCAGCCGCAGCCCTACGAGCGTGCCGTCCAGGAGAAGCGCCTGCGCACGGCCGAGCGCGGGCTGAAGTCGCTGGGCAAGGTCAACCCGCTCGCGCTGGAGGAGTTCGCCGCGCTCGAGGAGCGGCACACCTTCCTCACCACGCAGCTGGAGGACCTGCGCCGGTCCAAGCAGGACCTGCTCGACATCGTCTCCGAGATCGACGAGCGGGTGGAGCAGGTCTTCGCCGAGGCCTTCGCCGACACCGCCGAGCAGTTCCGGGGAGTCTTCTCCCGGCTCTTCCCCGGGGGCGAGGGCAGGCTCGTGCTCACCGACCCGGGCAACATGCTCACCACCGGCATCGAGGTCGAGGCCCGGCCGCCGGGGAAGAAGGTCAAGCGGCTGTCGCTGCTCTCCGGTGGCGAGCGCTCACTGGTCGCGGTCGCGCTGCTCGTGGCCATCTTCAAGGCCAGGCCCTCGCCCTTCTACATCATGGACGAGGTCGAGGCCGCCCTCGACGACACCAACCTCGCCCGACTGATCATGCTCTTCGACGAGCTGCGTGACTCCAGCCAGCTGATCGTCATCACGCACCAGAAGAAGACGATGGAGGTGGCCGACGCGCTCTACGGGGTCTCGATGCGCGGCGACGGCATCACCACCGTCGTCAGCCAGCGACTGCGGGACGTGGCACCCGAGGGCGAGCAGCAGCCCGCCTGA
- the map gene encoding type I methionyl aminopeptidase translates to MIELKTPEEIEAMRPAGRLVKSVLDALVDAADVGTNLLELDALAHEMIRRAGGTSCYINYHPSFGAMPFGKVLCTSVNDAVLHGLPHDYRLRDGDLLSVDFAVEVDGWVGDAARSFVVGTPDPQDLRLIDTTERALAAAIDIARPGKKLGDISAEIGAVARTEGYSVNTQFGGHGVGRTMHGDPHVANDGRAGRGIPLRPGLVIAIEPWFMAGTDEIRTDPDGWTLRSGDGSRGAHSEHTIAITDGDPVVLTG, encoded by the coding sequence ATGATCGAGCTGAAGACACCCGAGGAGATCGAGGCGATGCGCCCCGCGGGTCGGCTGGTCAAGTCGGTCCTGGACGCGCTCGTCGACGCCGCCGACGTGGGGACCAACCTCCTCGAGCTCGATGCACTCGCCCACGAGATGATCCGTCGGGCCGGCGGCACGTCCTGCTACATCAACTACCACCCCTCCTTCGGGGCGATGCCCTTCGGCAAGGTGCTGTGCACCTCGGTCAACGACGCGGTGCTCCACGGGCTGCCGCACGACTACCGGTTGCGTGACGGGGACCTGCTGTCGGTCGACTTCGCCGTCGAGGTGGACGGGTGGGTCGGCGACGCAGCGAGGTCCTTCGTCGTCGGGACGCCCGACCCGCAGGACCTGCGCCTCATCGACACCACCGAGCGCGCCCTGGCTGCGGCCATCGACATCGCCCGCCCCGGAAAGAAGCTCGGTGACATCAGCGCGGAGATCGGTGCTGTCGCCCGCACCGAGGGTTACTCCGTCAACACCCAGTTCGGCGGCCACGGCGTCGGCCGGACGATGCACGGTGACCCGCACGTGGCCAACGACGGCCGCGCCGGGCGCGGGATCCCCCTTCGCCCCGGCCTGGTCATCGCCATCGAGCCGTGGTTCATGGCCGGCACGGACGAGATCCGGACCGACCCCGACGGCTGGACCCTGCGCAGCGGGGACGGCTCCCGCGGCGCCCACAGCGAGCACACCATCGCCATCACCGACGGCGACCCGGTCGTCCTCACCGGCTGA